Proteins encoded together in one Hymenobacter monticola window:
- a CDS encoding SGNH/GDSL hydrolase family protein: MFRRFCWLLVLLLGAVACTTPEVAPVPPAGSGGFTYLALGDSYTIGEGAAAADRWPTQLAARLTAEGVPVAAPTYIARTGWTTAELQAAIADARLPATYGLVSLLIGVNNQYRGQTVALYRSEFRGLLQQAIGFAGGRPGRVVVLSIPDWSQSPYGQRDGRDPGRIGAEIDLFNAVAQDECRQAGVAYVDITPRTRAAAGDARQFTRDGLHYSGPHMSGWAEQALPVVRGLLK; the protein is encoded by the coding sequence ATGTTTCGTCGGTTTTGTTGGTTGTTGGTTTTGTTGCTGGGCGCTGTAGCGTGCACTACGCCGGAGGTGGCCCCGGTGCCGCCCGCTGGTTCTGGCGGGTTCACCTACCTGGCGCTGGGCGATTCTTACACCATTGGCGAAGGCGCGGCCGCGGCCGACCGGTGGCCCACGCAGCTGGCCGCGCGGCTCACGGCGGAGGGCGTGCCGGTGGCGGCGCCCACCTACATTGCCCGCACCGGCTGGACCACGGCCGAGCTGCAGGCGGCCATTGCCGATGCCCGGCTGCCTGCTACCTACGGCCTGGTTTCCCTGCTCATTGGCGTGAACAACCAATACCGGGGCCAGACGGTGGCCCTGTACCGGTCCGAGTTTCGGGGGCTGCTGCAGCAGGCCATTGGCTTTGCCGGCGGGCGGCCCGGCCGGGTGGTGGTGCTTTCCATTCCGGACTGGAGCCAGTCGCCCTATGGCCAACGCGACGGCCGCGACCCGGGCCGCATCGGGGCCGAAATCGACCTGTTCAACGCCGTGGCGCAGGACGAGTGCCGCCAGGCCGGCGTGGCCTACGTCGACATCACACCCCGCACCCGGGCCGCAGCCGGCGATGCCCGCCAGTTCACCCGCGACGGGCTGCACTACTCCGGCCCGCACATGAGCGGCTGGGCCGAGCAAGCCCTGCCCGTAGTGCGCGGGCTGCTGAAATAA
- a CDS encoding sensor histidine kinase, translated as MLLLSAPQPSRYYWRTQALAWTLYALFNLIIYRAFVPATAGMPSWVFSVMSFLIAGTALGASHLLRQLIWRGDWLARPPLGLLGRLLLANAGLAGGSVLVIGLVSTLFLPTQAAGKGPQGWGAQMIYVVNINILLSLWAAAYVGWHYLQRSRRAEIEKWRLTAAVREAELNTLRAQLNPHFLFNGLNNIRGLVSEDPGRARQALAHLADLLRYVMQHSATPLVPLGQELEIVADYLALEALQLEDRLRYTLDVDPAARAAQLPPLSVQLLVENAIKHGVAPRPAGGFVAVAAQLDAAGWLCLTVRSTGRYAPDAPTAAGGGLGLRGLRERLAQAFGTAAEFNLGNDPAAADAVLATLRLPVAAAAAASVAGAASVADFSPLFSAS; from the coding sequence ATGCTCCTGCTTTCCGCTCCCCAGCCCAGCCGATACTACTGGCGCACCCAGGCGCTGGCTTGGACGCTCTACGCCCTTTTCAACCTGATTATCTACCGGGCGTTCGTGCCCGCCACGGCCGGCATGCCAAGCTGGGTGTTCAGCGTGATGAGCTTTCTGATTGCGGGCACGGCCCTGGGCGCCTCGCACCTACTGCGCCAATTGATATGGCGCGGCGACTGGCTGGCCCGGCCGCCTCTGGGCCTGCTGGGCCGGCTGCTGCTAGCCAACGCGGGGCTAGCTGGGGGCAGCGTGTTGGTGATTGGGTTGGTGTCAACCTTATTCCTGCCCACGCAGGCAGCAGGGAAGGGGCCGCAGGGCTGGGGTGCGCAGATGATATATGTGGTAAACATCAACATCCTGCTCTCGCTATGGGCGGCGGCTTACGTGGGCTGGCACTACCTGCAACGCTCGCGCCGGGCCGAAATTGAGAAGTGGCGCCTGACGGCCGCCGTGCGCGAGGCCGAACTCAACACGCTACGCGCCCAACTCAACCCGCACTTCCTGTTCAACGGCCTCAACAACATCCGCGGCCTGGTGAGCGAAGACCCCGGCCGTGCCCGCCAGGCCCTGGCCCACCTCGCCGACCTGCTGCGCTACGTGATGCAGCACAGCGCCACGCCGCTGGTGCCGCTGGGCCAGGAGCTGGAAATCGTGGCCGACTACCTGGCCCTCGAAGCCCTGCAGCTGGAAGACCGCCTGCGCTACACCCTCGACGTGGACCCCGCCGCCCGGGCCGCCCAGCTGCCGCCGCTCTCGGTGCAGCTGCTGGTCGAAAACGCCATCAAGCACGGCGTGGCCCCGCGGCCGGCGGGCGGCTTTGTGGCCGTGGCGGCCCAGCTTGATGCCGCCGGCTGGCTTTGCCTCACGGTGCGCAGCACCGGCCGCTACGCGCCGGATGCCCCCACGGCGGCTGGTGGGGGGCTGGGGCTGCGTGGGCTGCGCGAGCGGCTGGCGCAGGCGTTCGGCACAGCGGCCGAATTCAATTTAGGCAACGACCCCGCCGCGGCCGACGCCGTGCTGGCGACGCTGCGCCTGCCGGTAGCTGCTGCCGCAGCTGCATCCGTGGCCGGTGCGGCATCCGTTGCTGACTTTTCTCCTCTTTTTTCTGCTTCATGA
- a CDS encoding LytR/AlgR family response regulator transcription factor, with product MRVLLVDDSRLARAELRRLLEAFPDVEVAGEARDADEARAQIAAQRPDLLLLDIHMPGETGFELLATLEAAPPVVFTTAYDAHALRAFEVNALDYLLKPVQEARLGAALDKVRAQLPAPTPRPAPEPAPTAAPATPLTEQDQVFVKDGERCWFVRLAEVRLFEINGSYTQIYFDQHRPLIPRTLAQLEARLDPKTFFRANRQQIINLNFVAGVEPWFSHSLRLTLRGGGEVVEVSRQQSQRFRELLSL from the coding sequence ATGCGAGTGCTGTTGGTTGATGATTCGCGGCTGGCCCGCGCCGAGCTGCGCCGCCTGCTCGAAGCCTTTCCCGATGTGGAAGTGGCCGGCGAGGCCCGCGACGCCGACGAGGCCCGTGCCCAAATCGCCGCCCAGCGGCCCGATTTGCTGCTGCTCGACATCCACATGCCCGGCGAAACGGGCTTTGAGCTGCTGGCCACGCTGGAGGCGGCGCCCCCCGTGGTGTTCACCACCGCCTACGACGCCCATGCCCTGCGCGCCTTTGAGGTCAACGCCCTCGACTACCTGCTCAAGCCCGTGCAGGAAGCGCGCCTGGGCGCCGCCCTCGATAAAGTGCGGGCCCAGTTGCCGGCCCCGACGCCCCGCCCGGCCCCGGAGCCCGCGCCAACGGCCGCGCCCGCCACACCCCTCACCGAGCAAGACCAGGTGTTTGTGAAAGACGGCGAGCGGTGCTGGTTTGTGCGGTTGGCCGAGGTGCGGCTGTTCGAAATCAACGGCAGCTACACCCAGATTTACTTCGACCAGCACCGCCCGCTCATCCCGCGCACGCTGGCCCAGCTCGAAGCCCGCCTCGACCCGAAAACATTCTTTCGGGCCAACCGCCAGCAAATTATCAACCTGAACTTTGTGGCCGGCGTCGAGCCCTGGTTCAGCCACAGCCTGCGCCTGACCTTGCGCGGCGGTGGCGAGGTAGTGGAGGTGTCGCGCCAGCAGTCGCAGCGCTTCCGCGAGCTGCTGAGCTTGTAG
- a CDS encoding MBL fold metallo-hydrolase, producing the protein MQVQARFDGKIYHNTLPTSVSPPSGYGALLKRYLFEKAEREPRAPLGPFRADAATLAAPVPADALRATWLGHSTTLLEIDGRRILTDPVWSERASPSQLMGPKRFFAAPLPLDKLPKLDAVILSHDHYDHLDAGAIRFLAKTDVPFFCPLGVGAHLRRWGVPAARITEMNWWESAALAPDFTLVATPARHFSGRGLTRNNTLWASWCLLGPQHKVFFGGDSGPFEEGFRQIGEAYGPFDLVMLEIGASDPEWANIHLGPDQALLAHRLLGGGPLLPLHWGTFNLAFHAWRQPVERLLEAAAPDVPLLLPAPGQRVDVATGPFNSRWWER; encoded by the coding sequence ATGCAAGTTCAGGCCCGCTTCGACGGTAAAATCTATCACAACACCCTGCCCACGTCCGTCAGCCCGCCCTCGGGCTACGGCGCTCTGCTGAAACGCTACCTGTTTGAGAAAGCCGAGCGGGAGCCCCGGGCCCCGCTCGGCCCTTTCCGGGCCGATGCCGCCACCCTGGCCGCGCCCGTGCCGGCCGATGCCCTGCGCGCCACCTGGCTGGGCCACAGCACCACGCTGCTCGAAATCGACGGCCGCCGCATCCTCACCGACCCGGTGTGGAGCGAGCGGGCCTCGCCCTCGCAGCTAATGGGGCCGAAGCGGTTTTTCGCCGCGCCGCTGCCGCTGGACAAGCTGCCCAAGTTGGATGCCGTCATCCTCTCGCACGACCATTACGACCACCTCGACGCCGGAGCTATTCGCTTTCTGGCGAAAACCGACGTGCCGTTTTTCTGCCCGTTGGGTGTGGGGGCGCACCTGCGCCGCTGGGGCGTGCCCGCCGCCCGCATCACTGAGATGAACTGGTGGGAGTCGGCCGCGCTGGCGCCCGATTTTACGTTGGTGGCCACGCCGGCCCGGCACTTTTCGGGCCGGGGCCTTACCCGCAACAACACGCTTTGGGCCTCGTGGTGCCTGTTGGGGCCGCAGCACAAGGTGTTTTTCGGCGGCGACTCGGGCCCCTTCGAAGAAGGCTTCCGGCAGATAGGAGAAGCCTACGGGCCCTTCGATTTGGTGATGCTGGAAATTGGCGCCTCCGACCCGGAGTGGGCTAACATTCACCTCGGCCCCGACCAAGCGCTGCTGGCGCACCGGCTGCTCGGCGGCGGCCCGCTGCTGCCCTTGCACTGGGGCACGTTCAACCTGGCCTTCCACGCCTGGCGCCAGCCCGTGGAGCGCCTCCTCGAAGCGGCCGCACCGGATGTGCCGCTGCTCCTGCCTGCCCCCGGCCAGCGCGTAGACGTGGCCACCGGGCCGTTCAACTCGCGCTGGTGGGAGCGGTAG
- a CDS encoding cystathionine gamma-synthase yields MKFATKAIHAGVHPDPATGAIMTPIYQTSTYVQTSPGKNQGFEYSRTHNPTRSQLQDALAALDNGQHGLAFASGMAAMDCVMKLLQPGDEVISTNDLYGGSYRLFTKVYEPFGIKFHFVPMHDMEAVRAVAGEKTKLIWVETPTNPLLNVIDIAAAAAVAKECGALLAVDNTFSTPYLQTPMDLGADIVMYSLTKYMAGHSDTVMGALVVNDDELHQRLSFYQNACGGTPGPQDCFLVLRGLKTLHIRMQRHCENGRAVAEYLRQHPKVEKVYWPGFENHPNHAVAAKQMRDFGGMISFVLKGDKQEDAIAVLEKFKYFTLAESLGGVESLSGHPATMTHASIPAEQRRKSGLSDSLIRLSVGIEDAEDLIEDLAQAIG; encoded by the coding sequence ATGAAATTCGCCACCAAAGCCATCCACGCCGGCGTGCATCCGGACCCCGCCACCGGGGCCATCATGACGCCCATTTACCAGACCTCAACCTACGTGCAGACCTCGCCCGGTAAAAACCAGGGCTTCGAGTACTCGCGCACCCACAACCCCACCCGCTCGCAGCTGCAGGACGCCCTCGCCGCCCTCGACAACGGCCAGCACGGCTTGGCTTTCGCCTCGGGCATGGCCGCCATGGACTGCGTGATGAAGCTGCTGCAGCCCGGCGACGAGGTGATTTCGACCAACGACCTCTACGGCGGCAGCTACCGCCTCTTCACGAAAGTGTACGAGCCCTTCGGCATCAAATTCCACTTCGTGCCCATGCACGACATGGAAGCCGTGCGCGCCGTGGCCGGCGAGAAAACCAAGCTGATTTGGGTAGAAACGCCCACCAACCCGCTGCTCAACGTCATTGACATTGCCGCCGCCGCGGCCGTGGCCAAGGAGTGCGGCGCCCTGCTGGCCGTCGACAATACCTTTAGCACGCCCTACCTGCAAACGCCGATGGACCTGGGGGCCGACATCGTGATGTACTCGCTCACGAAGTACATGGCCGGCCACTCCGACACCGTGATGGGCGCCCTGGTGGTGAACGACGACGAGCTGCACCAGCGCCTGAGCTTCTACCAGAACGCCTGCGGCGGCACGCCCGGGCCGCAGGACTGCTTCCTGGTGCTGCGCGGGCTGAAAACGCTGCACATCCGCATGCAGCGGCACTGCGAAAACGGCCGCGCCGTGGCCGAGTACCTGCGCCAGCACCCCAAAGTGGAAAAAGTGTACTGGCCCGGTTTCGAAAACCACCCCAACCACGCCGTGGCGGCCAAGCAGATGCGCGACTTCGGCGGCATGATTTCCTTTGTGCTGAAGGGTGATAAGCAGGAAGATGCCATTGCCGTGCTCGAGAAGTTCAAGTACTTCACCCTGGCCGAAAGCCTGGGCGGCGTGGAAAGCCTCTCGGGCCACCCCGCCACCATGACGCACGCCAGCATTCCGGCCGAGCAGCGCCGCAAGTCGGGCCTGAGCGATTCGCTCATTCGCCTGAGCGTGGGCATTGAAGACGCCGAAGACCTGATTGAGGACCTGGCCCAGGCCATCGGCTAA
- a CDS encoding maleylpyruvate isomerase N-terminal domain-containing protein: MTSPPAPIETLPLFAELDRLLLELLRSLPPEDWQRPTLARLWTVKDVAAHLLDGNLRTLSMLRDGYFGETPDDFSYAGMVAYLNRLNAEWVRAMRRLSPAVLMEWLAQSGVEYTAYLHTLDPWAPAAWSVAWAGEMESPNWFHIARDYTEKWHHQQQIREAVGQTAPLMTPALFRPFIDTLLRGLPHAYRAVEAPVGTRVRVHIETEAGGTWELLKTANAWLLAPPMAEAPTAEIALSPEVAWRLFTKGLSAAEAAPLVRLAGEERMAQAALGLVAVMG; this comes from the coding sequence ATGACGTCCCCGCCCGCCCCCATCGAGACCCTGCCGCTCTTCGCCGAACTCGACCGCCTGCTGCTGGAACTGCTGCGCAGTCTGCCGCCCGAGGACTGGCAGCGCCCCACCCTGGCCCGGCTCTGGACGGTGAAAGACGTGGCCGCGCACCTGCTCGACGGCAACCTGCGCACGCTGTCGATGCTGCGCGACGGCTACTTCGGCGAAACGCCCGACGACTTCTCCTACGCCGGCATGGTGGCCTACCTCAACCGCCTGAATGCAGAGTGGGTGCGGGCCATGCGCCGCCTCAGCCCAGCCGTGCTCATGGAGTGGCTGGCCCAGTCGGGCGTCGAATACACGGCCTACCTGCACACGCTGGACCCGTGGGCGCCGGCAGCGTGGTCGGTGGCTTGGGCCGGCGAAATGGAGTCGCCGAACTGGTTTCACATCGCCCGCGACTACACCGAGAAGTGGCACCACCAGCAGCAAATCCGCGAAGCTGTGGGCCAGACCGCGCCACTGATGACGCCGGCCCTGTTTCGGCCGTTCATCGATACGCTGCTGCGCGGGCTGCCGCACGCCTACCGCGCGGTGGAAGCACCGGTGGGCACGCGGGTGCGGGTGCATATCGAAACGGAAGCCGGCGGCACGTGGGAGCTGCTGAAAACCGCCAACGCCTGGCTGCTGGCGCCGCCCATGGCCGAGGCGCCTACGGCCGAAATCGCGCTTTCGCCCGAGGTGGCGTGGCGGCTCTTCACCAAAGGGCTGAGCGCTGCCGAGGCTGCGCCGCTGGTGCGCCTGGCAGGGGAGGAGCGGATGGCGCAGGCCGCCCTGGGCCTGGTGGCCGTGATGGGGTGA
- a CDS encoding metallophosphoesterase family protein — translation MLYLSKLYRRARVAPVAALLGLAGCNLIEFSPNDHRVPEEFTSLTEKNLARLQARPLAAGDTLRFIFTGDSQQFYDEAKDLVASVNQQKGISFLIVAGDISDFGLAREMQWVDEHLRRLNVPYVTVIGNHDLVGNGRPTYAHIFGAFNYSFVYGDTKFIMVDTNGREYNFDGTAPDMGWLRPQLANRDGARRQVVISHVPPTNDDFDPALRTPYVRALAEAPNLVFEMNGHNHSSSITQPYNDGVTYVNSDAFSERHYMVVTVWGDKQFRIKRVKF, via the coding sequence ATGCTTTACCTCTCCAAGTTGTATCGCCGGGCCCGGGTGGCGCCCGTGGCGGCGCTGCTGGGCTTGGCGGGCTGCAACCTCATCGAGTTCAGCCCCAACGACCACCGCGTCCCCGAAGAATTTACCAGCCTCACCGAGAAAAACCTGGCCCGGCTGCAGGCCCGGCCCCTGGCGGCCGGCGACACGCTACGTTTCATCTTCACCGGCGACTCGCAACAGTTTTACGACGAGGCTAAGGACCTGGTGGCCAGTGTGAATCAGCAAAAGGGCATCTCCTTTCTGATTGTGGCCGGCGACATTTCCGACTTCGGCCTGGCCCGCGAGATGCAGTGGGTCGACGAGCACCTGCGCCGCCTGAACGTGCCCTACGTCACGGTCATCGGCAACCACGACCTGGTGGGCAATGGCCGGCCCACCTACGCCCACATTTTTGGCGCCTTCAACTACTCTTTTGTGTACGGCGACACCAAGTTCATCATGGTGGACACCAACGGCCGCGAGTACAACTTCGACGGCACGGCGCCGGACATGGGCTGGCTGCGCCCGCAACTGGCCAACCGCGACGGCGCCCGCCGCCAGGTGGTCATCAGCCACGTGCCGCCCACCAACGACGACTTCGACCCCGCCCTGCGCACGCCCTACGTGCGGGCCCTGGCCGAGGCCCCCAACCTGGTGTTTGAGATGAACGGCCACAACCACTCGTCCAGCATCACCCAGCCCTACAACGACGGCGTGACCTACGTGAATTCCGACGCCTTCTCGGAGCGGCACTACATGGTGGTGACAGTGTGGGGCGACAAGCAGTTTCGCATCAAACGGGTCAAGTTCTAA
- a CDS encoding alpha/beta fold hydrolase encodes MTYAALRHSFAALLLGVSFAQPALAAALSAPRTASVAVADNPAAHPSFTVRVVGKGRPVLLIPGLTCPGAVWDETVARYQGRYQCHVLSLAGFGGTAPAAGAPTADFLPAVREQLLTYIKTQKLDRPAVIGHSLGGFMGLWLSTTQPDAVGPLLILDSLPFLAAVQNPALTAEAARPMAAGMRQQMGAGKLPLAQQRQMVTTMVTDTAHQALVTRWGQASNPASVAQAMYELYTTDLRADLGAVRQPALVLGTWAAYQPYGATLASTKGIFEAQYAKLPQHRIEMSQAGKHFVMYDDRDWFFQQADAFLQANYAAKK; translated from the coding sequence ATGACTTACGCTGCCCTCCGCCACTCTTTCGCCGCCTTGCTGCTCGGCGTTTCCTTCGCCCAGCCCGCTTTGGCCGCCGCGCTGTCTGCCCCCCGCACGGCCAGTGTCGCCGTAGCTGATAACCCCGCCGCCCACCCCAGCTTCACGGTGCGCGTGGTGGGCAAGGGCCGGCCCGTGCTACTGATTCCGGGCCTGACCTGCCCCGGCGCGGTGTGGGACGAAACCGTGGCCCGCTACCAGGGCCGCTACCAGTGCCACGTGCTGAGTTTGGCCGGCTTCGGCGGCACGGCCCCGGCGGCCGGCGCCCCCACGGCCGATTTCCTGCCCGCCGTGCGCGAGCAGCTGCTTACCTACATCAAAACTCAGAAGCTGGACCGCCCGGCCGTCATCGGCCACAGCCTGGGCGGCTTCATGGGCCTGTGGCTGAGCACCACGCAGCCCGACGCTGTGGGCCCGCTCCTCATCCTCGATTCGCTGCCCTTCCTGGCTGCCGTGCAAAACCCGGCCCTCACTGCCGAAGCCGCCCGTCCCATGGCCGCGGGCATGCGCCAGCAGATGGGCGCCGGTAAGCTGCCCCTGGCCCAGCAGCGCCAGATGGTGACCACCATGGTAACCGACACCGCCCACCAAGCCCTGGTGACACGCTGGGGCCAGGCCTCGAACCCCGCCAGCGTGGCCCAGGCCATGTACGAGCTCTACACCACCGACCTGCGCGCCGACCTCGGGGCCGTGCGGCAGCCCGCGCTGGTGCTCGGCACCTGGGCCGCCTACCAGCCCTACGGCGCTACCCTGGCCTCGACGAAGGGCATTTTCGAGGCGCAGTACGCCAAGCTGCCGCAGCACCGCATCGAGATGTCGCAGGCCGGCAAGCACTTCGTGATGTACGATGACCGGGACTGGTTCTTTCAGCAAGCCGACGCATTTTTGCAGGCCAACTACGCGGCGAAGAAGTAG
- a CDS encoding TonB-dependent receptor, with the protein MIHPTTTRIGLLALLLWLTTAAAWAQNLTVTGRVLDTAGQSQPGVTVLEQGTTNGTSTDGDGRFSLSNVPASATLVFSAVGSVTQTVPLNGRTSLEIRLAANQTELNEVVVTGSRATEGRSNILTTSPVDVISAREIKAYAQTDVTQILTYIAPSFQSTRQTVTDGTDFVDPATLRGLGPDQVLVLVNGKRRHTSALVNINGTPGRGSVGTDMNVIPPAAIKRIEVLREGAAAQYGSDAIAGVINIQLIDDTTGVSVSSTAGQTAKSDGQLFQADANLGFGLGRRGFLNVSGQFSNRSFVDRSGADTAPLIYLGTSGGAYPGGLTDAQKLDLKARDNALVAQNGFNRRDIRVGSADTRTYGSFVNAAYTLAPSIGLEAYFASGLTRRMGRSGALYRLPTAVTQTDASIYPNGFLPFINSTVNDASAIVGLRGQVLGFAADLSNTYGRNALDYDITNTLNASLPVGTSPTSFYAGQLAFQQNTTNLGFSRKFTEVGPLATLNVAFGGEFRVDNFQINAGESGSYVLGPRFVNGTPAAAGSQGFAGYRPSDALNQSRNNVSGYIDLESDLTDKLLVDVAGRAERYSDFGSNVSGKVAARYSILNGLALRGAISNGFRAPSLQQRYFTNSSTQFTSGELREVLTTNNDDPITKAFGIGNLKQEKSNNYSVGLTARILKTITLTVDAYQIDIRDRIVLSSQFSRNNTVVAGILTANQRPGQNPVQGVQFFANAVNTRTQGIDIVANERLTLGPDSRLTLTAAANFNETVVRSFNSSAFIDNNASLQNTLFDRAQRARLENGQPRSKINLSADYGYKIFGVNLRTVRFGEVQTKDADPTRSFIDQTFSAKWVTDLTLSAQLIKNIGLSVGVNNLFNVYPDRLYQDPNNNEQSLFYSTLDATNRGRFLYNSNQFGFNGAFYFGRLNFTL; encoded by the coding sequence ATGATACACCCCACAACTACCCGAATAGGGCTGCTGGCGTTGCTTTTGTGGCTCACCACGGCCGCCGCCTGGGCCCAGAACCTCACCGTTACCGGCCGCGTGCTCGACACTGCCGGCCAAAGCCAGCCCGGCGTGACCGTGCTGGAGCAAGGCACCACCAACGGCACCAGCACCGACGGCGACGGCCGCTTCTCTTTAAGCAATGTGCCGGCCTCGGCCACCTTGGTGTTTTCCGCTGTGGGCTCCGTGACGCAGACGGTGCCGCTGAACGGCCGCACCAGCCTCGAAATTCGCCTCGCTGCCAACCAGACGGAGCTGAATGAGGTGGTGGTGACCGGCTCGCGTGCCACCGAAGGCCGTTCCAACATCCTCACCACCTCACCGGTGGACGTGATTTCGGCCCGCGAAATCAAGGCCTACGCCCAGACCGACGTTACGCAGATTCTCACCTACATCGCCCCCTCCTTCCAAAGCACGCGCCAGACCGTGACCGACGGCACCGACTTCGTGGACCCGGCCACCCTGCGCGGCCTCGGCCCTGACCAGGTGCTGGTGCTCGTGAACGGCAAGCGCCGCCACACCTCGGCCCTGGTCAACATCAACGGCACGCCCGGCCGCGGCTCGGTGGGTACGGATATGAACGTGATTCCGCCCGCCGCTATTAAGCGGATTGAGGTGCTGCGCGAAGGCGCGGCCGCTCAGTACGGCTCCGACGCCATTGCGGGCGTCATCAACATTCAGCTAATAGACGACACCACCGGCGTGAGCGTGAGCAGCACCGCCGGCCAAACCGCCAAGAGCGACGGGCAGCTTTTCCAGGCCGATGCCAACCTGGGCTTTGGCCTGGGCCGCCGCGGCTTCCTCAACGTGAGCGGGCAGTTCTCAAACCGCAGCTTCGTGGACCGCAGCGGGGCCGACACGGCCCCGCTCATTTACCTCGGCACCAGCGGCGGCGCCTACCCCGGCGGTCTCACCGATGCGCAAAAACTTGACCTGAAAGCCCGCGATAATGCGCTGGTGGCGCAGAATGGCTTCAACCGCCGCGACATTCGGGTGGGCAGCGCCGACACCCGCACCTACGGCAGCTTCGTGAACGCGGCCTACACGCTGGCGCCCAGCATCGGGCTCGAAGCATACTTTGCGAGCGGCCTCACGCGCCGCATGGGACGCTCGGGTGCCCTTTACCGGCTGCCCACGGCCGTGACGCAAACCGACGCCAGCATCTACCCCAACGGCTTCCTGCCCTTCATCAACAGCACCGTGAACGACGCTTCGGCCATTGTGGGCCTGCGCGGCCAGGTGCTGGGCTTCGCCGCCGATTTGAGCAACACCTACGGCCGCAATGCCCTCGACTACGACATCACCAACACCCTAAACGCCTCGCTGCCGGTGGGCACCAGTCCCACCTCATTTTACGCCGGCCAGCTGGCCTTCCAGCAGAACACCACCAACCTGGGTTTCTCCCGCAAATTCACCGAAGTAGGGCCGTTGGCGACGCTGAACGTGGCCTTTGGCGGCGAGTTTCGGGTTGATAATTTCCAGATTAATGCCGGCGAATCGGGTTCCTACGTCCTCGGGCCGCGCTTCGTGAATGGCACGCCGGCCGCGGCGGGCTCGCAGGGATTTGCCGGCTACCGGCCTTCCGACGCGCTCAACCAGAGCCGCAACAACGTGTCGGGCTACATCGACCTGGAAAGCGACCTGACCGATAAGCTGCTGGTGGACGTGGCCGGCCGCGCCGAGCGGTACTCCGACTTTGGCTCGAACGTGAGCGGCAAGGTGGCCGCCCGCTACAGCATCCTGAACGGGCTGGCCCTGCGCGGGGCCATCAGCAACGGTTTCCGGGCGCCCTCGCTGCAGCAGCGCTACTTCACCAATTCCAGCACGCAGTTCACCAGCGGCGAGCTGCGCGAGGTGCTGACCACCAACAACGACGACCCCATCACCAAGGCCTTCGGCATTGGCAACCTCAAGCAGGAAAAGTCGAACAACTACAGCGTGGGCCTCACGGCGCGCATCCTGAAAACCATCACCCTGACGGTGGACGCCTACCAGATTGACATCCGTGACCGGATTGTGCTCTCGTCGCAGTTCAGCCGCAACAATACCGTGGTGGCCGGCATTCTCACCGCCAACCAGCGCCCCGGTCAGAACCCGGTGCAGGGCGTGCAGTTCTTCGCCAATGCCGTGAATACCCGCACGCAGGGCATCGACATCGTGGCCAACGAGCGCCTGACCCTGGGCCCCGACAGCCGCCTGACTCTGACGGCCGCCGCCAACTTTAACGAGACGGTGGTGCGCAGCTTCAACAGCTCGGCCTTCATCGACAACAACGCCAGCCTGCAAAACACGCTCTTTGACCGCGCCCAGCGCGCCCGCCTCGAAAACGGGCAGCCCCGCAGCAAAATCAACTTGAGCGCCGATTATGGCTACAAAATTTTTGGCGTGAACCTGCGCACGGTGCGCTTTGGCGAGGTGCAAACCAAGGACGCCGACCCCACCCGCTCGTTCATCGACCAGACCTTCTCGGCTAAGTGGGTGACCGACCTGACCCTCAGCGCCCAACTCATCAAAAACATCGGCCTGAGCGTAGGCGTGAACAACCTGTTCAACGTGTACCCCGACCGCCTCTACCAGGACCCCAACAACAACGAGCAAAGCCTGTTCTACTCGACCCTGGACGCCACCAACCGCGGCCGCTTCCTGTACAACTCCAACCAGTTCGGCTTCAACGGCGCCTTCTACTTCGGCCGCCTGAATTTCACGCTGTAA